The DNA sequence GCCCCCTTTTGATGAGGCCGCCGCGCAGGCGGCACCCCACGGCGAACCCGTCTACGAGGGCGCGAACGGCTCAGAACCGATCGCGGCCATTGACGAGGCACCCCCACACCAGGCGGCACCTGAGTCTGCTCGTGCAGCGCAGACGGTAGATGCCGGTTGGCCCGAGCCTGCCCGCGCGCCAAAACCTGCGCCTGCCCCGGAACCGGTGGAGACCGGCTGGCCGGAACCCGCGCGCGCGCCCGAACCGGTGGAGACCGGCTGGCCCGAGCCCGCGCGTGCCCCGGAACCGGAACCCGAACCCGCGCCAGAATACGATGACGCTGCTTGGCCCGAGCCCGCACCGGCGACGCCGGCTCGTCGGGATGAGAGACTCGCGCCCGCGCCGGCACCGATCGCCCAGGAACCCGACTCGCAGCCTGCCGAGCGCCGCCCGCTGCCCGAACGTGCCGCCCGAGCACTTGCCCAGGCTCGAGTCGACGTACCCGAGGAAGCCCCGGCCTCGTCCCCGACCGGCGATGCAGCCCCGCGCAAGCGTTCCTTCACGGTCTTCCGCTACCCGGGCGACCCTGAGCCGAGCGAGGAGAGTGCGCAGGTACCCGCGCAGCCCGAGCCCACCCCGGGCCCCGTCTTTGACGATGCGTCGATCGAGCCCGCAGCCCATGCGCCGTCGACCCCGACGGGGTGGGGAGACCCGGTCGTCATCTCCGGGGGTGCCTCCGTGAACTTCGACGACGGTGCCGACTCGTGGACCCCGCCCGCGTCCGCGCCACCCGCCGACGTGACCCCGATCAGCGCCGCCCCGAGTGCCTCCGCGCAGGCGCCCGCCTGGCTGGCTGCGGCCCCCGAACCCGCGCAGGATGGCGGAAGCCCCGAACCTACGCGCGACTCCGGCCCCGCACCCGGCGAACCCCTCACAGGCCGCGCCGCCGCAGAGGCAGCCCTGCGTGAGAAGGCGCAGCGCGAGGCGGCTGTCGTCTCGACCCGCACCCATGCCGCCGACGACGACAGCGCCAGCATCGACGACGAAAATATTGAAAACTCGCAGATGATCGGCCTGGCAGCGGTCCTGGAGATCCTCGGCGGACGGGTCATCGAAGAGAAGATGACCGAGGGAGGATACTGACATGTACGACGGTGCCCTGGCCGACCTCATCGACCAGTTCGGGCAGCTGCCCGGTATCGGCCCGAAGTCCGCGCAGCGCATGGCCATGTACGTCCTGGACGCGGAGCCCGAGGACGTCGCGCGCCTCGTCGATGCGATCAACGCTGTGCGCGGGCGCGTGCGTCACTGCGACATCTGCGGCAACCTCACCGAGGAGGACGAGTGCTCCATCTGCCGCGACGCGCGCCGCGACCCCAGCGCGATCTGCGTTGTGCAGGAACCTAAGGACATCCAGGCGATCGAGGGTGCGCGCGTCTTCCGCGGTCGCTACCACGTGCTCGGGGGCGTCATCGACCCGATCCATGGGGTAGGACCCGAGCAGCTGAACATCGCCTCGCTGATGAGCCGCCTTGCGGACGGTACGGTCACCGAGGTCATCCTGGCGACGAACCCGAACGTCGAGGGCGAGGCAACGGCCGCCTATCTGGCGCGCATGCTCTCCACGATGGGGGTCGAAACCTCGCGCCTGGCAATGGGCCTGCCCATGGGCGGGGACCTCGAATACGCGGACTCGGTGACGCTGGGCCGCGCGCTCGAGGGACGCCGACGCCTCTGAGTTTTCATCGCGACGAGGCCGGTGCTGACTCGCGCTCTCGACGTGCGGGCGGGTATGGTCTCGCGCTGTTGTAAAACGGGTGCGTGTGACGCAGTGTTCTTCGCTGTGCCCGCGACCCGCGGTGTTTGGTGCCTCGTGGGTCGCATGTTCTTCTGTCAGTGACGCACGTGTGACACAATCGTAGGGACAGCGCTGGGTGACACGAGGAGGCGAGAATGGCGATCCAGGCGAGCTCAGGCGCGGCCCGAGTCCTGGTTGTTGACGACGAGGAGATGCTGGCGGATCTGCTCTCGCAGGCGCTGCGCCACGAGGGCTGGGAGACGGCCACGGCGAAGGATGGGTTGGACGCGCTGGCGAAAGCGTCGAGCTTCCACCCGGACGTCGTGATCCTCGACGTGCAGATGCCGCGCATGGATGGCCTGGAGACGCTGGAGCGCCTGCGCGCTCGCGATCCCGAGTTGCCGGTCCTGTTCCTCACCGCCCGAGACGCGGTCGCCGATCGCGTGCAGGGCCTGCGTGCGGGCGCTGACGATTACGTGACAAAGCCCTTCGACCTGGATGAGGTGGCGGCGCGCGTGGAGGGCTTGTTGCGTCGAGCGGGACGAAGCCAACAGTCGGCCTCGGCGGTGTTGCAGGTCGCCGACCTGACCCTCGACGTAGACTCCCACGATGTGCGACGAGACGGTGAAGAGATTACGTTGACGAACACTGAGTTCGAATTGCTCCGGTATCTCATGGAAAACGCTGGAATCGTGCTGTCCAAGCAGAAGATCCTGGATGCCGTGTGGAGCTACGACTTCGGCGGTCAGGTCAACGTCGTCGAGCTGTACATCTCCTACCTGCGTAAGAAGATAGACGCCGATCGCCCCGCTCTGATCCGCACGGTGCGCGGTGCCGGATACATCATGCGGGAGCCCCAGTGACGCACCGACCATCCCTCGCGGGGCGCTTGTCCCGCGCGCTCGCCGCGTGCGTCGCCCTCGCGCTCATCGTCATGGTCGCCGTGTCCACCCTGGTGATGCGCTCGTGGATGCTCGCCAATCTCGACTCTGAGTTGGCCCGTCTTTCTCAGCGCGTGGCCGAGCGCCTGCAGCTTGAGGACGAAGCCGACGAGGACGCCCAGTCTGATTCGCCGGATGACGAGGCCGGGAATTCGGGCGATGGTGCCGACTCTGACGATGACTCAGAATCGTCCGATCAGTCCGAGGATCAGCCGTCTCCTCCTGCCCCGCCGGCACGAGGGGAGCGGGGTCCAGGTTTTGGTGGCTCCGGTATCTCGGAGGGCACCCTCCAGTACGTGGATGAGGATGGTGAGGTAGCGGGAGCGATCGTCTCCAACTTCTCGGTCAGGCCCCTCGACGAACATGCCCTGGCGGTCCTAGGTGACGTGCCTGTCGATGGGATTGCCCGAACGGTGCGCCTCAAGAGCTGGGGATCTTTCCGGGTCCGCGCCCAGGTCTACGACGGCAGGACGGTCCTGGTGGGCGTGCCGATGGATAGGGTCGAGGACGTTGTCTTGATGCTCGTCGCCGTCGAGGTGGGGCTGTCCCTCGTCGTCGCCATTGCTTCCGGTGTCGCCGGCCGAGCGTGGGTGCGCCGCGAGCTGCGCCCGCTCGCCGTCGTGCGCGCCGCGGCCTCGGACATCGCACGCCGAGACTTGGCGGAGGAAGCCGAGGATCTCACGCGCGTGGGTGACGAGGCCACTTCCGGACCTGTCGAGGTCGCGGAGGTCGCGGGTGCCCTCAACTCAATGATCGACGCGGTCGAGGACGGCCTGGAGCGTCGCGCCCGCAGCGAGGCGAGGCTTCGCCAGTTCGTCGCGGACGCCTCGCATGAGCTGCGCACCCCGCTGGCCTCCGTACAGGGATACGCGCAGTTGGCGCGTCGTGACATTGACGAGGCCTCCCGAACCCAGGCGCTCGAGCGCATCTCCTCGGAGGGGGCGCGTATGGCGTCCCTCGTGGAGGAGCTGCTGACGCTCGCACGCCTGGATGGAGAACGCGCTCTCAAGCGCGACGATGTCGACGTTATCCCGCTGATACTGTCCGCGCTGTCAGACGCCCACGTGGTCGCACCCAACCACGCATGGGAGCTCGGAGAGGCCGCGGACGTCCAGGTCCTCGGCGACGAGGCAGCCCTGCGTCAGATCCTCGCGAACCTGCTCGCCAATGCTCGCGTGCACACTCCCGCGGGGACCCGCGTCATCGTCTCCCTGTTCCGTGCCCGCGAGGATGCGCTGCCCAGTCAGGGTGCCTCGGCCTCGTCCATGGTGACGCTGCGTGTCGCGGACGACGGGCCCGGCATTCCGGCGCAGATCCGCGACCGCGTCTTCGATCGTTTCGTGCGCGGAGACTCCTCGCGCACGCGCGACGGTCATGGCTCCTCGGGCCTGGGCATGTCGATCGTCGAGTCGCTGGCTCGCGCGATGGGCGGGTTCGTGGGGCTGGTGGATTCCGAGAAGGGGACCGTCGTCGACGTGACATTGCCCGCCGCCTGAGTTCGGCCCGCACGCGCGGCGGCCACCCTCGCTGGTCAGGCGCGTTGCGATTGCGGCGCATTGTGCGAAGGTGTGTCCTGCGTCGCGCCCGCGCGTGCGATGTCACGCACGCCCACATTCCGGTCGTTTCCAGCGAGACGTCTCATGCGCCGTAGGATTGTCTCGGTGGCCCATGCCACCCGAATGCGTGCAGATTAACACGTACCGATAGAAATGAGGCTCTAGTGGCACTGATCGTGCAAAAGTACGGCGGTTCTTCCGTCGCCGACACCGAGGCCATGAAGCGCGTCGCCCAGCGCATCGTGGACGCGCACAACGCCGGACACCAGGTCGTTGTCGTCGTCTCGGCGATGGGCGACACGACGGACGACCTGCTCGACTCGGCGGCCGCCCTGACCTCAGCCCCGCCCGAGCGCGAGATGGATATCCTCCTCTCGGCCGGCGAACGCATCTCGATGGCACTCCTCGCGATGGCCGTCAACGAGCTCGGCGTCGAGGCCCGCGCCTACACCGGCGCGCAGGCCGGCATCCAGACCGACAGCCGCTTTGGTGCCGCACAGATCGTCGGCATGGTCCCCGAACGAGTCGCCCGCGCCGTCAAGGACGGCCAGGTCGCCATCGTCGCCGGCTTCCAGGGCATCTCCAAGGACGACGACGTGACCACGCTGGGCCGCGGAGGCTCCGACACGACCGCCGTCGCCCTGGCCGCAGCCCTGCACGCCGACGTGTGCGAGATCTACACGGACGTCGACGGCCTTTTCTCCGCCGACCCGCGCATCGTCCCCAAGGCTCACCGCCTGCGCACCCTCACCCAGGAAGAAACCCTGGAAATGGCCGCGCACGGCGCCAAGATTCTCCACCTGCGGGCAGTCGAATTCGCCCGCCGCTACGGAGTCCCCCTGCACGTGCGCTCCTCGTTCTCCGAAAAGAACGGGACCTGGATCTCCGACGCCCCCGCAAACCCCGAACTCAAGGGCCTCGTGCCCGACGCCGCCCTGAAGTCCCCAGAGGAAAACGCCATGGAAAAGCCCGTCATCTCCGGTATCGCTCACGACCGCTCGCAGGACAAGATCACCGTCACCGACGTGCCGAACAGTCCCGGCGTCGCCGCCCGCGTCTTCGCCGTCGTCGCCGAGGTCGGTGCCAACATCGACATGATCGTCCAGAACATTCCGGTGTCGGACCCAACGAAGGCCAACATCACCTTTACCCTGCCCGAGGGTGACGCGCGCAAGGCCCTCGACGCCCTCGAAGCCCACCACGACGAGATCGGCTTTAATGAGCTGCGCTACAACCCCAACATCGGCAAGCTCAGCCTCGTCGGCGTCGGCATGCGCACCAACCCCGGCGTCTCCGCGCGCCTGTTCAGCGCCATGTCTGACGCGGGCATCAACATCGACCTGATCTCCACCTCCGAGATCCGCATCTCGGTGGTCACCCGCCTCGAAGACCTCGATCGCGC is a window from the Schaalia odontolytica genome containing:
- the recR gene encoding recombination mediator RecR; protein product: MYDGALADLIDQFGQLPGIGPKSAQRMAMYVLDAEPEDVARLVDAINAVRGRVRHCDICGNLTEEDECSICRDARRDPSAICVVQEPKDIQAIEGARVFRGRYHVLGGVIDPIHGVGPEQLNIASLMSRLADGTVTEVILATNPNVEGEATAAYLARMLSTMGVETSRLAMGLPMGGDLEYADSVTLGRALEGRRRL
- a CDS encoding sensor histidine kinase, which codes for MTHRPSLAGRLSRALAACVALALIVMVAVSTLVMRSWMLANLDSELARLSQRVAERLQLEDEADEDAQSDSPDDEAGNSGDGADSDDDSESSDQSEDQPSPPAPPARGERGPGFGGSGISEGTLQYVDEDGEVAGAIVSNFSVRPLDEHALAVLGDVPVDGIARTVRLKSWGSFRVRAQVYDGRTVLVGVPMDRVEDVVLMLVAVEVGLSLVVAIASGVAGRAWVRRELRPLAVVRAAASDIARRDLAEEAEDLTRVGDEATSGPVEVAEVAGALNSMIDAVEDGLERRARSEARLRQFVADASHELRTPLASVQGYAQLARRDIDEASRTQALERISSEGARMASLVEELLTLARLDGERALKRDDVDVIPLILSALSDAHVVAPNHAWELGEAADVQVLGDEAALRQILANLLANARVHTPAGTRVIVSLFRAREDALPSQGASASSMVTLRVADDGPGIPAQIRDRVFDRFVRGDSSRTRDGHGSSGLGMSIVESLARAMGGFVGLVDSEKGTVVDVTLPAA
- a CDS encoding aspartate kinase; this encodes MALIVQKYGGSSVADTEAMKRVAQRIVDAHNAGHQVVVVVSAMGDTTDDLLDSAAALTSAPPEREMDILLSAGERISMALLAMAVNELGVEARAYTGAQAGIQTDSRFGAAQIVGMVPERVARAVKDGQVAIVAGFQGISKDDDVTTLGRGGSDTTAVALAAALHADVCEIYTDVDGLFSADPRIVPKAHRLRTLTQEETLEMAAHGAKILHLRAVEFARRYGVPLHVRSSFSEKNGTWISDAPANPELKGLVPDAALKSPEENAMEKPVISGIAHDRSQDKITVTDVPNSPGVAARVFAVVAEVGANIDMIVQNIPVSDPTKANITFTLPEGDARKALDALEAHHDEIGFNELRYNPNIGKLSLVGVGMRTNPGVSARLFSAMSDAGINIDLISTSEIRISVVTRLEDLDRAVQAVHTAFGLDASETEAVVYGGTGR
- a CDS encoding response regulator transcription factor; translation: MAIQASSGAARVLVVDDEEMLADLLSQALRHEGWETATAKDGLDALAKASSFHPDVVILDVQMPRMDGLETLERLRARDPELPVLFLTARDAVADRVQGLRAGADDYVTKPFDLDEVAARVEGLLRRAGRSQQSASAVLQVADLTLDVDSHDVRRDGEEITLTNTEFELLRYLMENAGIVLSKQKILDAVWSYDFGGQVNVVELYISYLRKKIDADRPALIRTVRGAGYIMREPQ